A single window of Archangium gephyra DNA harbors:
- a CDS encoding imm11 family protein, with product MRPWLPPYRGEVTLHGEAFGDFIEASGYDVLISERMAEAFRADGLTGFQGFHPVEVLRVRRRRKKSQPLEVPCYFAVTACFGRAALDVAHSRLRIREPVTCTECRSIRVDTIHGFTLEPGTWAGEDVFRPRGKTGSIVVSERFAAFVQRHALTNMKLIPTEKYVWDPLRLGPPTGAPEPALE from the coding sequence ATGCGGCCATGGCTGCCGCCCTACCGAGGCGAAGTGACTCTCCACGGCGAGGCCTTCGGCGACTTCATCGAGGCGTCGGGCTATGACGTCCTCATCTCCGAACGCATGGCCGAGGCCTTTCGAGCCGACGGACTGACCGGGTTTCAAGGTTTCCACCCGGTGGAGGTGCTGCGCGTGCGTAGGAGGCGCAAGAAGTCGCAGCCTCTCGAAGTACCCTGCTACTTCGCCGTGACCGCGTGTTTCGGCCGTGCGGCCCTGGATGTGGCACACAGCCGCTTGCGCATCCGCGAGCCCGTGACATGCACGGAGTGCCGCTCCATCCGAGTGGACACCATCCACGGCTTCACGCTGGAGCCCGGCACCTGGGCGGGTGAGGATGTGTTCCGCCCCCGTGGCAAAACGGGGAGCATCGTCGTCTCCGAGCGCTTCGCCGCGTTCGTCCAGCGCCATGCGCTGACGAACATGAAGCTGATCCCCACGGAGAAGTACGTCTGGGATCCGCTCCGTTTGGGCCCCCCGACGGGTGCCCCCGAACCCGCTCTGGAGTGA
- a CDS encoding Wall-associated protein precursor has protein sequence MVRINSKALVLWMALVLASLGSAAASSPVYLAQLTCLNTMDCCIRKEPLTAAQRCGASSSEIAEALNGVKVLHEATQPEAATLKEEASEQESAQAGEASEASDEPSECTGQKHHIISRPIAEELEKHATLRGLYKPRDERFVTRAKDKESHCGYQKWHRDVDNEVIQWLKEEVKATPSQFEQLLREIYARPNMRRRFPHGF, from the coding sequence ATGGTGCGAATCAACAGCAAGGCCCTGGTGCTCTGGATGGCGCTCGTGCTCGCGAGCCTCGGCTCCGCCGCCGCGAGCAGCCCCGTCTACCTGGCGCAACTCACATGCTTGAACACGATGGATTGCTGCATTCGGAAGGAGCCTCTGACCGCGGCGCAACGCTGTGGGGCCAGTTCATCGGAGATCGCCGAAGCCCTCAACGGCGTGAAGGTGCTCCACGAGGCCACTCAACCCGAGGCGGCGACACTCAAGGAAGAAGCCTCTGAGCAGGAGAGCGCCCAGGCAGGCGAAGCATCAGAAGCCTCGGACGAGCCCTCCGAATGCACGGGGCAGAAACACCACATCATCTCCCGGCCCATCGCCGAGGAACTGGAGAAGCATGCAACCCTTCGCGGACTGTACAAGCCTCGGGATGAACGCTTCGTGACCAGGGCGAAAGACAAGGAGTCACACTGCGGTTACCAGAAATGGCACCGGGATGTGGATAACGAGGTCATCCAATGGCTCAAAGAAGAGGTGAAGGCAACGCCGAGTCAATTCGAGCAGTTGCTGCGCGAAATCTATGCCCGCCCGAATATGCGCAGGAGGTTTCCGCATGGCTTCTAA
- a CDS encoding Ig-like domain-containing protein translates to MARSALAALCLALSIPAFAQTPNAPTPPVPPVKCEVQPQQAAVSRGDPKVREAAHKGLGYLARSSAEWTAQHRCFGCHVQAVTLEALTAGRNHQYDVAPKDIDAMVKALKLGVTAGGRVTGAAFEGSAWARYDRWVDAKFTDDLLRYAKELVSLQAQNGGVPDDDARRPVTGGTMQTTFQAAQTWRQAHARTADAKWLAPLRKAESFLTATSAQWQRSGADVYLQDINFALLGLNAAGVGRAEPGSLRLQRMLLERQNQDGGWGLVRGTSDAFATGQTVYALKLAGYSDSDAPISRAMRYLVQRQDKTGAWTTYKSDQGGAEKAETMWAVLGLVTVDVASIAVSGLVDGQHVTDAMNIQVEATDNQSGGIARLELLVDDLPVHTACGGKLSYAWRTTGLKDGKHVLDVVATNGKGQTSRRRFEVFAGNVFMTQVGANFDEASQRTLVTFRNIADPAAGGSIELEVWEVGEGSEAKPKAKVFSLSKKGELGAVELAWDGKGNDGKVKPRGRYQARLAYRDTGGKVRQSESVLFFHDSETKQRQRYGEIEGQLSLKAGQGQSANTLMELVDDQGRIVQTTLTTEQGNYRFKNVDKGNYRVRAKKEGFRDLEQPVAAEPAAPASKAIMTW, encoded by the coding sequence ATGGCCCGCTCGGCCCTGGCCGCGCTTTGCCTGGCGCTGTCCATCCCCGCATTCGCTCAGACGCCCAACGCCCCGACGCCTCCCGTTCCTCCCGTGAAGTGCGAGGTCCAGCCCCAGCAGGCGGCCGTGTCGCGGGGGGACCCGAAGGTCCGTGAGGCCGCCCACAAGGGGCTCGGCTACCTCGCGCGCTCCAGCGCCGAGTGGACGGCCCAGCACCGGTGCTTCGGCTGCCATGTCCAGGCCGTCACCCTCGAGGCCCTCACGGCCGGCAGGAACCACCAGTACGACGTCGCCCCCAAGGACATCGACGCGATGGTCAAGGCCCTCAAGCTCGGTGTCACGGCGGGAGGCCGGGTGACGGGCGCCGCCTTCGAGGGCTCGGCCTGGGCCCGGTACGACCGGTGGGTGGACGCGAAGTTCACCGATGACCTGCTGCGGTACGCGAAGGAGCTCGTCTCGCTGCAAGCCCAGAATGGCGGCGTCCCGGATGACGACGCCCGCCGTCCGGTGACGGGCGGCACCATGCAGACGACCTTCCAGGCCGCCCAGACGTGGCGGCAGGCCCATGCGAGGACCGCGGACGCGAAGTGGCTCGCACCGCTGCGCAAGGCCGAGTCGTTCCTCACCGCGACGTCCGCCCAGTGGCAGCGCTCGGGCGCCGACGTCTACCTCCAGGACATCAACTTCGCGCTCCTCGGCCTGAATGCCGCGGGCGTGGGCCGCGCGGAGCCCGGCTCGCTGCGGCTCCAGCGGATGCTCCTCGAGCGGCAGAACCAGGACGGTGGCTGGGGGCTGGTGAGGGGCACGAGCGATGCGTTCGCCACGGGCCAGACGGTGTATGCCCTCAAGCTCGCGGGCTACTCGGACTCGGACGCGCCCATCTCCCGCGCCATGCGCTACCTGGTGCAGCGCCAGGACAAGACGGGCGCGTGGACGACGTACAAGAGCGACCAGGGCGGCGCGGAGAAGGCGGAGACCATGTGGGCCGTGCTCGGGCTCGTCACGGTGGACGTCGCGAGCATCGCCGTGAGCGGGCTCGTGGATGGCCAGCATGTCACCGACGCGATGAACATCCAGGTGGAGGCCACGGACAACCAGTCCGGTGGCATCGCCCGGCTGGAGCTGCTCGTGGATGACCTGCCGGTGCACACGGCCTGTGGCGGGAAGCTCTCGTATGCGTGGCGCACCACGGGCCTGAAGGATGGCAAGCACGTGCTGGACGTGGTGGCGACCAACGGGAAGGGGCAGACGAGCCGCCGGCGCTTCGAGGTGTTCGCGGGCAATGTCTTCATGACGCAGGTGGGCGCGAACTTCGACGAGGCCTCGCAGCGCACGCTCGTCACGTTCCGCAACATCGCGGACCCGGCCGCCGGGGGCTCCATCGAGCTGGAGGTCTGGGAGGTGGGCGAGGGCAGCGAGGCGAAGCCGAAGGCCAAGGTGTTCTCGTTGTCGAAGAAGGGGGAGCTGGGCGCGGTGGAGCTCGCGTGGGACGGCAAGGGCAATGACGGCAAGGTGAAGCCGCGCGGGCGCTACCAGGCCCGGCTCGCCTACCGGGACACGGGCGGCAAGGTGCGGCAGAGCGAGAGCGTGCTCTTCTTCCACGACAGCGAGACGAAGCAGCGCCAGCGCTACGGGGAGATCGAAGGACAGCTGTCCCTGAAGGCGGGCCAGGGTCAATCCGCGAACACGCTCATGGAGCTCGTGGACGATCAGGGCCGCATCGTGCAGACGACGCTAACCACCGAACAGGGCAACTACCGGTTCAAGAACGTGGACAAGGGCAACTACCGCGTCCGCGCGAAGAAGGAGGGGTTCCGCGACCTGGAGCAGCCCGTCGCGGCGGAGCCGGCCGCCCCGGCCTCGAAGGCCATCATGACCTGGTGA